The window GTGTAAAGCCTGCTCCAAGATCCACTGCTTTCGCTGGATCTCTCAGGGGTAGCAGTTCGTGGTAACGCCAGAGACTCTTGACACGTCCGTGAAACATGCTGGGAGTCAGCTTAATTTTATCGTAATCGTACGCCACCTCGACCGGTCCGAAACATTCGTCGCAGAGATGCCGCATGGTAGGTGTATACTCTTTTCCGCATTCTCTGCATATCAGCTTTGCTACTTCGCCGATTTCTCTCTCACCTATCTGTCTGTACGGAAAGGCGGGACTCTTAGCCTATAAATAGTTTGATGATAAAATTATTCTTATTGGAATATTGCACGCCTGACACCTGAATCAGTTTTGCTTGGTCACTATGCTTAGCTTAGGTTGACGCTAGAGTTGATGGATTATTTTGAGAATCTTCATGTCGTGTATCCGCTGAATTGCCGAGGATTTGAATTCGCTCAGTCTCTCCTTCGGGTACCCTTCCTTCTCGTACTCTGACGCTTGAAGAGCCATCTCCAGTTTATCTGCGTCTGATACTAGTCGTGCCTCTTCTGAGGAGCCGTTGCGGAGCTCCTGCCATATCTGCAGGTACTTCTCTCTTAACTGTTCAGGTAAGTTTGAGAATATTTCTTTGATGGCTTCGGTTTCATCCTGCTTCTTTGTTTCTAGCTTCGCGGCGTCCAGCGGCGTCAAATCCCCAATTAATGCTTCTCCGAGATCGTGAATTAGGGCCATTCTCATCATCTTCCCAGTATCCAGCCCTCTAGAGTCACCTAGGAGCATCGCGATTAACGCGGTGCGAAAAGTGTGGTCTGCAACAGACTCCGGATCAGGTATTCCGACCTTGACAACCCATCCCCGCCTATGCTCCTTCTTTAGGCGACCTGAGATCTTTAACGTGCTAACTAACCCTTCCTCTCTTCCTTCTTCTTCGCTCATTCAAATCTGGACGGTAAGGTGCGCTCACTTAAACCTT is drawn from Nitrososphaerota archaeon and contains these coding sequences:
- a CDS encoding HD domain-containing protein, with amino-acid sequence MSEEEGREEGLVSTLKISGRLKKEHRRGWVVKVGIPDPESVADHTFRTALIAMLLGDSRGLDTGKMMRMALIHDLGEALIGDLTPLDAAKLETKKQDETEAIKEIFSNLPEQLREKYLQIWQELRNGSSEEARLVSDADKLEMALQASEYEKEGYPKERLSEFKSSAIQRIHDMKILKIIHQL